In Clostridium sporogenes, one genomic interval encodes:
- a CDS encoding sulfurtransferase produces the protein MKNFVSTKWLQDHLEDENIVIVDCRGDLLKDSYGEEVYKKGHIKNAVFADLKKVMSSEEKEHGGRNPLPDVEDFKRSIEKLGINKNTLVVAYDELKIAGAARFCWMLRYVGHTNNYVLDGGINKWITENRKLYIEENSSKEKFGIKNEDFNIYLNEEIKADVNYIKDNMKKDLILVDSRTNIRYEGIEEPIDKMAGHIPGAKNIYWKDMLKEDGAVDENKVRENFFPLQNYSNIAVYCGSGIDATFNFLLLDEVGIKARVYAGSWSDWITYKDNPIGHK, from the coding sequence GTGAAGAATTTTGTATCTACTAAGTGGTTACAGGATCATTTAGAAGATGAAAATATAGTCATTGTAGACTGTAGAGGAGATCTTTTAAAGGATAGTTATGGAGAAGAAGTTTATAAAAAAGGACATATAAAAAATGCTGTCTTTGCAGATTTAAAAAAAGTTATGTCATCTGAAGAAAAGGAACACGGAGGTAGGAACCCATTACCGGACGTAGAAGACTTTAAAAGAAGTATAGAAAAACTAGGAATAAACAAAAATACTTTGGTTGTAGCCTATGATGAATTAAAAATAGCTGGGGCAGCAAGATTTTGTTGGATGTTAAGATATGTAGGACACACTAATAACTATGTCCTAGATGGTGGAATAAATAAGTGGATTACAGAAAATAGAAAGCTATATATAGAAGAAAACAGTAGCAAAGAAAAGTTTGGTATTAAAAATGAAGACTTTAATATTTATTTAAATGAAGAAATAAAAGCAGATGTAAATTACATAAAAGATAATATGAAAAAAGATCTTATATTAGTAGATTCAAGAACTAACATAAGATATGAAGGAATAGAGGAGCCTATAGACAAAATGGCTGGACATATACCTGGAGCTAAAAATATTTATTGGAAAGATATGCTTAAGGAAGATGGAGCTGTAGATGAAAATAAAGTTAGAGAAAATTTTTTCCCATTACAAAATTATTCTAATATAGCAGTTTATTGTGGATCAGGAATAGATGCAACCTTTAATTTTCTACTTTTAGATGAAGTAGGAATTAAAGCTAGAGTTTATGCAGGAAGTTGGAGTGATTGGATAACATATAAGGATAATCCTATAGGGCATAAATAA
- the cas6 gene encoding CRISPR-associated endoribonuclease Cas6, producing MKTLKLSCEYKTEKIPVAYSMMFVSLIKEALKKSDEEYFKSLYMYEDIKKNKKTKDFCFSVYLKDFSKEEDVFIIKDKIIFNISSPNYEFMIKLYNGLLKTTNFKYKEFYINKVKINLVNDKNIENNNHVFNTLSPICVKNKENKYLNIDDSNFDKELNYITNKTLENFRGYGLVEELKFYPMQMKKKVVKEDISTFRENTKKQYYYVNSYAGTFKLKGNVKDLKDIYMLGLGFKRNQGFGMIEVMD from the coding sequence GTGAAAACATTGAAATTAAGTTGTGAATATAAAACAGAGAAAATTCCTGTAGCTTACAGTATGATGTTTGTGAGTTTAATAAAAGAAGCTTTGAAGAAAAGTGATGAAGAATATTTCAAAAGCTTATATATGTATGAAGATATAAAGAAAAATAAGAAGACAAAAGACTTTTGCTTTTCTGTATATTTGAAAGACTTTAGTAAAGAAGAGGATGTATTTATTATAAAAGATAAAATTATCTTTAATATAAGCTCTCCCAACTATGAGTTTATGATAAAACTTTATAATGGTCTTCTTAAAACCACTAATTTTAAATATAAAGAGTTTTATATTAACAAAGTAAAAATTAATTTAGTAAATGACAAAAATATAGAAAACAACAACCATGTGTTTAATACATTATCACCAATTTGTGTAAAGAATAAAGAAAATAAATATTTAAATATAGATGATAGTAATTTTGATAAAGAACTAAACTATATAACCAATAAAACTCTTGAAAACTTTAGGGGTTATGGACTTGTAGAAGAATTAAAGTTTTATCCAATGCAAATGAAAAAGAAAGTAGTAAAAGAAGATATTAGTACATTTAGAGAAAATACAAAAAAACAATATTACTATGTAAATAGTTATGCTGGAACATTTAAGTTGAAGGGAAATGTAAAGGATTTAAAAGACATTTATATGTTAGGACTGGGATTTAAGCGAAACCAAGGATTTGGAATGATAGAAGTTATGGATTAG
- a CDS encoding CRISPR-associated helicase/endonuclease Cas3, which yields MNNLFLAKTNPRETIIEHTNLLLKGLDTIRNIYPDIKFLDWDILEIACIYHDAGKVNTKFQNKLYKKLGETKLKDDLEYENEIPHGYLSPAFLPKKQLKEKYEDDILRVLYQSIYYHHNREKLDNFDPIKLVVKTDLIKYWQDFQYDKIDKSEKLYPSYKKYLGERIDSGDKVYRNYIITKGLLNKLDYAASGHIDVEVENKDLFDKTYNYLHEGGFEPNELQQYMIDNQDENNIIIASTGIGKTEASLFWIGNNKGFFTLPLRVSINAIYDRVKDNIGFKDVALLHSDTYSEYLKRNIDLETDFYDKTKQLSMPLTICTLDQLIDFIFKYEGYEIKLATLAYSKLIIDEIQMYSPDMIAYLIMALKYITDMGGKFSIVTATMPQIIIDFMKKEEIKFNPPVTYCKKVDNKIQLRHRVTCLDETINIKNILKNYKNKKVLIIVNTVKKAQEIYDNINSELEDSKVNINLFHSRFIKKHRAEKENDILNFGDKDCKDTGIWITTQVVEASLDIDFDVLYTELSDVSGLFQRMGRTYRSRILDIKDSNVFVYLGGDKPTSGVGSGEHSIIDIEIFKLSKSAIKNFKDKELDEEEKMNIIESVYTKENLQKANYYKKIDETIKWVKDIKEYELEKNEARLRNIFNESIIPQSVYEDNKEFVEEALINIKTIKKEIECKKHNISSLKAKIQLEKDKIKNLIVDIPTYEFQKALNADRIVNRVKIDKFNEIAVVAYDYSFERGLTRPKNIDDFDENLQIL from the coding sequence TTGAATAATTTATTTTTGGCAAAGACTAATCCTAGAGAAACAATTATTGAACATACAAACTTACTTTTAAAAGGATTAGATACAATAAGAAACATATATCCTGATATAAAATTTTTAGATTGGGATATATTAGAGATTGCTTGTATTTATCATGATGCAGGGAAAGTAAATACTAAATTTCAAAATAAATTGTATAAAAAATTAGGGGAAACAAAATTAAAAGATGATTTAGAATATGAGAATGAAATCCCTCATGGATACCTAAGTCCTGCATTTCTACCTAAAAAGCAGCTTAAAGAAAAATATGAAGATGATATATTAAGGGTTTTATATCAAAGTATTTATTATCATCATAACAGAGAAAAATTAGACAATTTTGATCCTATAAAATTAGTAGTAAAAACAGATCTAATAAAATATTGGCAAGATTTTCAGTATGACAAAATAGATAAATCAGAAAAATTGTACCCTTCTTATAAAAAATATTTAGGGGAAAGAATAGATAGTGGTGACAAAGTTTATCGAAATTATATTATAACAAAGGGACTTTTGAATAAACTTGATTATGCAGCTAGTGGACATATTGATGTTGAAGTTGAAAATAAAGACTTATTTGATAAAACATATAACTATTTACATGAAGGTGGTTTTGAACCTAATGAGCTTCAACAATATATGATTGATAATCAAGATGAAAATAATATTATAATAGCATCTACAGGCATAGGAAAAACGGAAGCTTCTTTATTTTGGATAGGCAATAATAAAGGATTTTTCACATTACCTCTTAGAGTTTCAATAAATGCAATATATGATAGAGTAAAAGATAATATAGGATTTAAAGATGTAGCACTTCTTCATAGTGATACCTATTCAGAATATTTAAAGCGTAATATTGATTTAGAAACTGACTTTTATGATAAAACTAAACAATTATCTATGCCGCTTACTATATGTACTTTAGATCAACTTATAGATTTTATATTTAAATATGAAGGGTATGAAATTAAACTTGCTACATTAGCTTATTCAAAATTAATTATAGATGAAATTCAAATGTATTCTCCTGATATGATAGCTTATCTAATAATGGCTCTAAAATATATAACAGATATGGGCGGAAAATTTAGTATAGTAACTGCCACTATGCCACAGATTATAATAGATTTTATGAAAAAAGAAGAAATAAAATTTAATCCTCCTGTTACTTATTGTAAAAAAGTAGATAATAAAATCCAACTTCGTCACAGAGTAACTTGCTTGGATGAAACAATAAATATAAAAAATATACTAAAAAATTATAAAAACAAAAAAGTTTTGATTATAGTTAATACTGTAAAGAAAGCTCAAGAGATTTATGACAATATAAATTCTGAATTAGAAGATTCAAAAGTAAATATAAATTTATTCCATAGTAGATTTATTAAAAAGCATAGAGCAGAAAAAGAAAATGATATTTTAAATTTTGGAGATAAAGATTGTAAAGATACGGGAATATGGATAACTACTCAAGTAGTTGAAGCAAGCTTAGATATAGATTTTGATGTTTTATACACAGAGTTGTCAGATGTTTCTGGACTTTTTCAAAGAATGGGAAGAACATATAGGAGCAGAATATTAGATATTAAAGATAGTAATGTATTTGTATATCTAGGAGGAGACAAGCCAACTTCAGGGGTTGGTTCAGGTGAACATTCTATAATTGATATTGAAATATTTAAACTATCTAAAAGTGCTATAAAGAATTTTAAAGATAAAGAATTAGATGAAGAAGAAAAGATGAATATTATAGAGAGTGTCTATACTAAAGAAAATTTACAGAAGGCCAATTATTATAAAAAAATAGATGAAACTATAAAATGGGTTAAAGATATAAAGGAATATGAACTTGAAAAAAATGAGGCAAGACTTAGAAATATATTTAATGAATCAATTATTCCTCAAAGTGTTTATGAGGATAATAAGGAATTTGTAGAAGAAGCTTTAATAAATATTAAAACTATAAAAAAAGAAATAGAATGTAAAAAACATAATATAAGTAGTTTAAAAGCTAAAATTCAATTGGAAAAGGATAAAATAAAAAATTTAATAGTAGATATACCTACCTATGAATTTCAAAAAGCATTAAACGCAGATAGAATTGTAAATCGGGTTAAAATTGATAAATTTAATGAGATTGCAGTGGTAGCATATGATTATAGTTTTGAAAGGGGATTAACAAGACCTAAAAATATAGATGATTTTGATGAAAATCTACAAATATTATAA
- the cas8a1 gene encoding type I-B CRISPR-associated protein Cas8b1/Cst1, translating to MKKIANIKLELSDWLYNAGVVGICKIFETNDDYYEKHSNYIVFDEKLLEDFEEKYFNYFINKYEKFTSWYKIVSIEDKLINFSEDTVDEKYIEKFNKQIEYVKTKLKSASYKSGYEVIENKEIDLLKEEQKLKKIKKTKKQSIQDVIPMIEEQNKFLQEIIEFLKKEEVKRIIIAKNVIYDVIAKFWSDVSFLYKKSNKKDMYNEYKKYFIDDCIDYIHQNKEKFKYTCFSCNNKISKLSKPASYDLAWINKIGVDMSPTRKMSHFWNFNGDTFICPICNIIYSCIPAGFTILKDKGIFINENSDIDTLVKVNNTAIDNNTSFQELEEKSYFTIADNMKQSEFERTNKEIDNIQIVKLDSNNERRPYSFNIISKNKLRIIYNNRGNLKLLISKNAKIGDGSYINLYSEVIKRLYDNKNLFDLISQLFYLKLGDKFKGLSYLKNIIKINNSFLGGIMGKKIYYKKIDEIHKLGFCLRKEYEIKKADNKINGITYRLLNALKTKNSNKFMDTLLNAYMYIRKPIPTEFIEGLKDEAKLQTIGYAFLLGLQGDTSKLESNEEGAVNNE from the coding sequence GTGAAAAAAATAGCTAATATAAAATTAGAGCTTTCAGATTGGCTTTATAATGCAGGCGTAGTTGGAATATGCAAAATATTTGAAACAAATGATGATTACTATGAAAAGCACTCAAATTATATAGTATTTGATGAAAAATTATTAGAAGATTTTGAAGAAAAGTATTTTAATTATTTTATAAATAAATATGAAAAGTTTACTTCATGGTACAAAATAGTAAGTATTGAAGATAAATTAATAAACTTTAGTGAAGATACTGTAGATGAAAAATATATTGAGAAGTTTAATAAACAAATAGAATATGTAAAGACAAAACTTAAAAGTGCTAGTTATAAAAGTGGATATGAAGTTATTGAAAATAAAGAAATAGATTTATTAAAAGAAGAACAAAAGCTAAAAAAGATTAAAAAGACTAAAAAACAATCGATACAAGATGTAATTCCAATGATAGAAGAGCAGAATAAATTTTTACAAGAAATTATAGAATTCCTAAAAAAAGAAGAAGTTAAAAGAATCATAATAGCCAAAAATGTTATTTATGATGTTATAGCAAAATTTTGGTCAGATGTAAGCTTTCTTTATAAAAAAAGTAATAAAAAAGATATGTACAACGAATATAAAAAATATTTTATTGATGACTGTATTGACTATATACATCAAAATAAAGAAAAATTTAAATATACATGTTTTAGTTGTAATAACAAAATTTCTAAGTTATCAAAACCAGCTTCCTATGATTTAGCGTGGATAAATAAAATAGGAGTAGATATGTCACCAACAAGAAAAATGTCACACTTTTGGAACTTTAATGGAGACACATTTATATGTCCTATTTGCAATATTATATATTCCTGTATACCAGCAGGATTTACTATATTAAAGGATAAAGGAATATTCATAAATGAAAATTCTGATATTGATACTTTGGTTAAGGTTAATAATACGGCTATAGATAATAATACTAGTTTTCAAGAATTAGAAGAAAAATCATATTTTACTATTGCGGATAATATGAAACAAAGTGAATTTGAAAGAACAAATAAAGAAATAGATAATATTCAAATTGTAAAATTAGATTCTAATAATGAAAGAAGACCTTATAGCTTTAACATAATATCTAAAAATAAATTAAGAATTATTTACAACAATAGAGGAAATTTAAAATTATTGATATCTAAAAATGCAAAAATTGGAGATGGAAGTTATATTAATCTTTATTCAGAAGTTATAAAAAGATTGTATGATAATAAAAATTTATTTGATTTAATTAGTCAACTTTTCTATTTGAAATTAGGTGATAAATTTAAAGGATTATCATATTTAAAAAATATAATAAAAATAAATAATAGTTTTTTAGGAGGAATTATGGGAAAAAAGATTTATTATAAAAAAATAGACGAAATCCATAAATTGGGATTTTGTCTAAGGAAAGAATATGAGATTAAAAAAGCAGATAATAAAATAAATGGAATAACCTATAGACTATTAAATGCACTGAAAACTAAGAACTCTAATAAATTTATGGATACATTATTAAATGCTTATATGTACATTAGAAAGCCAATACCAACAGAGTTTATAGAGGGATTAAAGGATGAAGCTAAGTTACAAACCATTGGATATGCATTTTTATTAGGATTACAAGGAGATACTTCCAAATTAGAAAGTAATGAAGAGGGGGCTGTAAATAATGAATAA
- the dapB gene encoding 4-hydroxy-tetrahydrodipicolinate reductase produces the protein MKIIVIGPRGKMGMLVTKSCYNNENIELVAAVAPKERDYIGQNLGIVANLGKNIDCKVVDNLENVIDKCDCIIDFTDPETSMDVFEKALKSKKSVVCGTTGFSEEEINRINEISKEIPVVLAGNTSMVVNLMYKLVELAANTIGNMSDIEIIEMHDRYKKDAPSGTSLEIGEVLAKTFNKELKELAQFGRYGKGEREEGKIAYHSLRAGDISSSHTVMFGLMGERLEITHHAHNWECFANGGCQAALFLKDKKPGIYSMKDVLGL, from the coding sequence ATGAAGATAATAGTTATTGGACCAAGAGGAAAAATGGGGATGTTGGTTACTAAATCTTGTTATAATAATGAAAATATAGAACTTGTGGCAGCAGTAGCCCCAAAGGAAAGGGATTACATAGGACAAAATCTTGGTATAGTTGCAAACCTAGGCAAAAATATAGATTGTAAAGTTGTAGATAATTTAGAGAATGTTATAGATAAATGTGATTGCATTATAGATTTCACGGATCCAGAAACTTCTATGGATGTATTTGAAAAGGCTTTAAAGAGTAAAAAATCTGTGGTTTGTGGTACTACTGGGTTTTCAGAGGAAGAAATAAATAGGATAAATGAAATTTCAAAGGAAATACCAGTGGTTCTAGCAGGAAATACTTCTATGGTTGTAAATCTTATGTATAAATTAGTAGAACTTGCGGCTAATACTATAGGCAATATGTCTGATATTGAAATAATAGAAATGCATGATAGATATAAAAAGGATGCTCCAAGTGGAACTTCTTTAGAAATTGGAGAAGTTTTAGCTAAAACATTTAATAAGGAATTGAAAGAATTAGCTCAATTCGGAAGATATGGGAAAGGTGAAAGAGAAGAAGGGAAAATCGCATATCATTCCTTAAGAGCAGGAGATATCTCAAGTAGTCATACAGTTATGTTTGGTCTCATGGGGGAAAGATTAGAAATAACTCATCATGCTCACAACTGGGAATGTTTTGCAAATGGAGGGTGTCAAGCTGCTCTATTTTTAAAAGATAAAAAGCCAGGAATATATTCCATGAAGGATGTATTAGGTTTATAA
- the cas7i gene encoding type I-B CRISPR-associated protein Cas7/Cst2/DevR: protein MNKKGLTASFIFEAESANYGEGVGNVTSLKKISRGNGDSFSYISRQAIRYNIINQMGEDKTPLDLDGTVLQFAPDATIKDYGEIDLFGYMKTKKPTKTRSAVVRLSNAVSLESFNADLDFLTNKGLLDRYNSQGEKVKDGGNIAQSEIHKSYYAYTITVDLDKVGIDENEKDAEGNILEISNGEKSQRIKSLLDTIKFLYRDIKGRRENLSPVFSIGGIYDIKNPFFENKLKVKNNKILVDTIKGVLKLDENIEKNTVSGLIEGIFNNDEEIKTQLKCKDMGEFFNVLKEEVGRYYQDETK, encoded by the coding sequence ATGAATAAAAAAGGATTAACTGCAAGCTTTATATTTGAAGCAGAAAGTGCTAATTATGGAGAAGGGGTAGGAAATGTTACATCTTTAAAAAAGATATCAAGAGGAAATGGAGATAGTTTCTCTTACATATCAAGACAAGCTATTAGATATAATATTATAAACCAAATGGGAGAAGACAAGACTCCACTAGACTTGGATGGTACAGTTTTGCAGTTTGCGCCAGATGCTACAATTAAGGATTATGGAGAAATAGATTTATTTGGATATATGAAGACTAAAAAACCAACTAAAACTCGTTCAGCAGTGGTTAGATTGTCTAATGCAGTATCTCTTGAAAGCTTTAATGCAGATTTAGATTTTTTAACAAACAAGGGACTTTTAGATAGATATAACTCTCAAGGAGAAAAAGTTAAAGATGGTGGAAATATTGCTCAAAGTGAAATTCACAAATCATATTATGCTTATACGATTACTGTAGATTTAGATAAAGTTGGAATTGATGAAAATGAAAAAGACGCTGAAGGAAATATTTTAGAGATTTCTAATGGAGAGAAATCACAAAGAATAAAGTCTTTATTGGATACTATAAAGTTTTTATATAGGGATATAAAAGGAAGAAGAGAAAATTTAAGTCCTGTGTTTTCTATCGGAGGAATATATGATATCAAAAATCCTTTCTTTGAAAATAAACTAAAGGTTAAAAACAATAAAATATTGGTTGATACTATAAAGGGAGTTTTAAAATTAGATGAGAACATAGAGAAAAACACAGTATCAGGTTTAATAGAAGGAATTTTTAATAATGACGAAGAGATAAAAACACAATTGAAATGTAAAGATATGGGCGAATTTTTTAATGTTTTGAAAGAAGAAGTTGGTAGATATTATCAAGATGAAACTAAGTAG
- the cas4 gene encoding CRISPR-associated protein Cas4 gives MGFELEKFKTQGVKINYYYVCKRKLWLFSKGITMENTSDRVLSGKIIHEDSYKRSKNKEMLIDDILKLDIIDKEYVSEVKITSKMPLPDKMQLLYYIFYLKQMGINRKGKINYVKEKRVEKIELTKEIEEEIKNTLVDIKTIEKANIPPKFIKLSYCKKCSYYEFCYVKEEE, from the coding sequence ATGGGATTTGAATTAGAAAAGTTTAAAACACAGGGAGTTAAAATTAATTATTACTATGTTTGCAAAAGAAAGTTATGGCTATTTTCTAAAGGAATTACAATGGAAAATACTAGTGATAGAGTTTTAAGCGGTAAGATTATTCATGAGGATTCATATAAAAGAAGTAAAAATAAAGAGATGTTAATAGATGATATATTGAAATTAGATATTATAGATAAAGAATATGTAAGTGAAGTAAAAATAACTAGTAAAATGCCATTACCAGATAAAATGCAGCTTTTATACTATATTTTTTATTTAAAACAGATGGGGATTAACAGAAAAGGTAAAATTAATTATGTTAAAGAAAAAAGAGTAGAAAAAATTGAATTAACAAAAGAAATTGAAGAAGAAATAAAAAATACATTAGTTGATATAAAAACTATAGAAAAAGCTAATATTCCTCCTAAGTTTATAAAGTTATCATATTGTAAAAAATGTTCATATTATGAATTTTGTTATGTAAAGGAGGAAGAATAG
- the cas1b gene encoding type I-B CRISPR-associated endonuclease Cas1b gives MGRDYYIFSDGRLKRKDNTIYFINSDAVKRSLPIEQVDAIHIYGEVDLNTKLLNYLTQYGLILNFYNYYGYYSGSYYPRKKNVSGFLLVDQALHYHYYDKRMYLAKSFIDSAIHHILRNLRKYDNTEIFIEKIEMERNKVLSSNAIDELMGAEGRARKIYYEAFNIILKNGFEFEKREKRPPKDPINALISFGNSLMYTTVLGEVYKTQLDPTISYLHEPSTKRFSLSLDLAEIFKPLIIDPIIFSMINNRMIKLEHFNIEEGICFLNNEGKAKFIKQFEKRMGTTIKHRKLNRKVSYRTFIRLECYKLIKHLIGDDIYKPLKAWW, from the coding sequence GTGGGAAGAGATTACTATATTTTTAGTGATGGAAGGTTAAAACGTAAAGATAATACTATATATTTTATAAATAGTGATGCAGTAAAAAGGTCACTCCCAATTGAACAGGTTGATGCAATTCATATATACGGTGAAGTAGACTTAAATACAAAACTTTTAAATTATTTAACTCAATATGGGCTTATACTTAATTTCTATAATTATTATGGATATTATTCTGGAAGTTACTATCCAAGAAAAAAGAATGTATCTGGATTTTTACTAGTTGATCAAGCATTACATTATCATTATTATGATAAAAGAATGTATCTAGCCAAATCTTTTATAGATAGTGCAATCCATCATATTTTAAGAAATTTAAGAAAATATGATAATACTGAAATTTTCATAGAAAAGATTGAAATGGAAAGAAATAAAGTATTAAGTTCAAATGCTATAGATGAACTTATGGGAGCGGAAGGTAGAGCAAGAAAAATTTATTATGAAGCTTTTAATATAATATTAAAGAATGGATTTGAGTTTGAAAAAAGAGAAAAAAGACCTCCTAAAGATCCTATTAATGCTTTAATATCATTTGGTAATAGTTTAATGTATACAACAGTTTTGGGCGAAGTATACAAAACACAATTGGACCCAACTATAAGTTATTTGCATGAACCTTCAACTAAAAGATTTTCATTAAGTCTTGATTTGGCAGAAATATTTAAACCTCTTATAATAGATCCTATTATATTTAGTATGATAAATAATAGAATGATAAAATTAGAACATTTTAATATTGAAGAAGGAATTTGTTTCTTAAATAATGAAGGAAAAGCTAAATTTATAAAGCAGTTTGAAAAGAGAATGGGAACAACAATAAAACATAGGAAATTAAATAGGAAAGTTTCTTACAGAACATTTATAAGGCTTGAATGTTATAAGCTTATTAAGCATCTTATAGGAGATGATATATATAAACCATTAAAGGCTTGGTGGTGA
- the cas5b gene encoding type I-B CRISPR-associated protein Cas5b has translation MKAIRLKIYQNLVNYKKPTSFQLKESYPLPPYSTVSGMIHSICGFKDYKDMDISIQGNYYSKVNDLCTRYEFAGSSFEEGRHNIKLKSNEIDKKTGELKEKYYGVIRGVSTAELLVDVKLLIHIRPKDESLLNIIYKGLKNPKEYISLGRREDIARIDEVKIVDIEKMDTEDESKKLEYDAYIPVDMFNNSEFVSKSTIYNLNKCYEKVKVKKDVCIRQWKKVKVLHGVMNRDEINEEVKLLQDENNYPVFFA, from the coding sequence ATGAAAGCTATAAGATTAAAAATATATCAAAATCTAGTTAATTATAAAAAGCCTACTAGCTTTCAACTTAAAGAAAGCTATCCATTACCACCTTATTCTACAGTCAGTGGTATGATACATTCTATTTGTGGATTTAAAGATTATAAGGATATGGATATAAGTATTCAAGGAAATTATTATTCTAAGGTTAATGATTTATGTACAAGGTATGAATTTGCAGGATCTTCTTTTGAAGAAGGAAGACATAATATAAAATTAAAATCCAATGAAATAGATAAGAAAACAGGAGAACTAAAAGAAAAGTACTATGGAGTAATAAGGGGAGTATCTACAGCAGAGCTTTTAGTAGATGTAAAACTTTTAATTCATATAAGACCTAAAGATGAAAGTTTATTAAATATCATATATAAAGGATTAAAAAATCCAAAAGAATATATATCTTTAGGTAGGAGAGAAGATATTGCAAGAATTGATGAGGTCAAAATAGTGGATATTGAAAAAATGGATACAGAAGATGAGAGTAAAAAACTAGAATATGACGCTTATATTCCAGTAGATATGTTTAATAATAGTGAATTCGTTTCTAAATCTACAATTTATAATTTAAATAAATGTTATGAAAAGGTTAAGGTAAAAAAAGATGTTTGTATAAGACAGTGGAAGAAAGTAAAAGTTTTGCATGGGGTTATGAATAGAGATGAAATAAATGAGGAAGTAAAGTTATTACAAGATGAAAATAATTATCCAGTTTTCTTTGCTTAA
- the cas2 gene encoding CRISPR-associated endonuclease Cas2 translates to MFVILTYDIEEKRINRVRKTLKKYLVWTQNSVFEGEITEGKLHKCLSDVNKLIDKKFDSVYVYRVKNSKNIKKDVVGIEKSFDELFL, encoded by the coding sequence ATGTTTGTTATATTGACATATGATATAGAAGAAAAGAGAATTAATAGAGTTAGAAAAACTCTTAAAAAATACTTAGTTTGGACTCAAAATTCTGTATTTGAAGGAGAAATAACAGAAGGGAAGCTACATAAATGCCTTTCTGATGTTAATAAATTAATTGACAAGAAGTTTGATTCAGTATATGTTTATAGAGTAAAAAATTCTAAAAATATAAAAAAGGATGTAGTTGGAATAGAAAAGAGTTTTGATGAATTATTTTTATAA